TGCCAAAAAGCTTAATATGtcacaatttttattttttatttttattttttggctcatctctctctctctctcttaacaaaagaagataaaaatattccccattttctctctccctctttttGCGTTAACAAAAACCAGCCCTTGCAAAGCTAACCAATAATCtatttccctctctctctctctctctctctctctctaactaTTTTCTTGGCCTTGTTCATATACTCTTCCCAATCTTTTTCTTGTTtatttttcaagttcttcatcGTGAACAAAATTTTTCATaggataagagagagagagagagagatgaattaaataaaaaaataaaaattgtgaCTTGTCAAGCCACTTAGTATCCTATGTGGCAAAAGTTAAAATCcccaaaataaaatttagattttggataaaatttctttaattttgaaagttattattaaattatccaaaattaaaaGATTTGGATAAAATGAGTAATCAATGTAAAGATTAGGATTTATTTGGCCAATtggccttttatatatatatatatatataatcgaaATTTGATACTTAACCAAAACACAATGAAGATTTCTAATATGTAAAATGTCCAAGGTTTCACCAATACCTACCATTATGTTCTCAATTCTAGTATAAAGGAATGCATGAGTTCAACTTACCACAAGTGAATGCTTGAGTTATGTTGCGCTAGTATCTAAACAGTAGGAGAGAACGGAGAGAGTTTCAAAATTTTAACATTCCTTAAAATTTTCGAGCAAAAATGACCTTTTATACCCATGACATAGGAGGGACTTTCATCAGCCGAAAGTGTTATTGTttctaaaaggaaagaaaagagaaaaggaactTCGCTTCCAACGCTCTAACCATCTAGTATACACCTTCACCACTCTTACCACCGCATCCACGGGTCCTTGAAACCTTAAGTTTCACCGAAATTCCTGCACATATTGAGAATTCCAACATTTGAACTTGGTGGATGTTACATTCTTTACCCCTTAAGAATATTCATCCTTGAATTTTAAATAACATCAAAGTTATACCTAGAAAAGGTGGGGGATTGCTAAAACATGGAATCGCGGGTCTCCCATGTGCATTCTTCCATGTTGTGGTGACTCTGGAGAACTTCAACCATAGGTATCTCCCTGTTTCTTAACCTCCTGATTTGCATGTCAACAATCTGAATAGGTTGCTTAATATAAGAAAGATCTTTAGAAATTTCCATGTCTGACTTACTTATAACCTTGTTCGAATCTGACACAAACTTTCATTAAcatagaaacatgaaaaataGAATGGATCCTTTACATTCCTTGTGGCAAGGCTAGCTTACGAGATACATTTCTAACCTTTTGTAGCACTTCATATGGCCCTATGTACCTTGAAACTAATTTACCTTTTTTTCTAAATCGAATCACACCTTTCATAGGAGATACCTTTAGAAGTAGCATGTCACCTTCCTGAAGCACCACTTCCTTTTTGTGAAAATCTACATAACTCTTTTGTTTGCTTATTATTATCTTTAACATTGCCTTGATTAAAGCCATCACCTAATTGGTGATATCCACCAATTTGGTACCTGTTAGAGCTTGCTCACCCACTTCTTCTCAACATATTGGATATCAATATTTTCTTCCACACGGAGCTTCATATGCTGCCATTCCAATGCTAGAGTGATAGTTGTTGTTGTATACAAACTTTACAAGAGGAAATACTTTTTTCACGATCCTTCAAAGTCAAGTGCACACATCCTTAGCATATGCTCTAAAGTATGTATGGTCCTCTCTGACTATCCATTAGTTTCAGATGAAAAGTTATACTGAAATCCAACCTGGTATCCATCTTATTTTGAAGACTATAACAAAACCTTAACGTGAACTATGGTCTCCTATCTGATACTATTGTCACTAGAACTCCATGCAACCTTACTATCTCTGTAACATACACCTGAACTAACTTATCCATGGAATAGTTACCCCTTACAGGGATGAAATGAGTAGTTTTGGTCAAACTATCCACTACCACCCATATGGAGTCATGTTTATTCGAGGCTATTGGTAATCCCACCATAAAGTCTATGGCCATATTTTTCTATTTCCACCATGAGATAGTTAGCGGGTTAAACATCATTGTCAGTTTTTGATGCCCCGTCTTTACTCTCCAGCACACCTCACATGCTGACACAAATTGAGTTATCTCCTTTTTTATAGAAGGCCACCAATACACCTTCTTAAAATCCAAATACATTTTGATGGTCTCGAGATGTACACTGTACATAGCATTATGATCTTCTCTCATAATATCTACTTTGAGTCCAACATCATCTGACACACATAACCTATTGCCATACCTTAGAATCCTTTTACCATCAAACACAAACTCATTGTTTATACTTATTTGAACTACTTCTGCTATCCTTACTATGCATCTTTATATTGTTTCTTTACAACTTGTCTTAGATACACTGGTATCACTTTCATCTAGGCTATCCACGTGCCTCTAGCTGATAACTCTAACTGTTAAACTTTGCCTAACAATTGGAGGAATTCCTTTAAGATGGGCGGCTTTGTCATTAAGATGTGAGCTAAATTGCCAAATGATTTTTGGGTAAAGGTATCTGTAACTACAATTGCCTTACCTGGATGATACTATATAGTACTATCACAATCACTAAGTAGTACCCACCTTCTCTACCTCATGTTCAACTCTTTCTAATTAAAGATTTACtagagactcttatggtctgtaaaAATCTCACACTTTGCCTTAAAAAGATAATTTCTCCACATATTAAGGGAAAAAACTACAGTTGCCATTAATCATGAGTGGGATAGTTAACTTCTTGCTTCTTTAACACCCTCAAAGCATAAGATATCACTTTGCCATTTTGCATAAGAACCCGGCCTAAACCCACCCTGGAGGAATCATAGTATACTGTGAAATCTTCATTCCTCGAAGGTAAAGCCAATACTAGTGCAGTAACCAAACTCTTATTTAACTTCTAAAAACTTTCTTCACACTGTTAACTCCATTTAAACTTTCCGTTCTTCTAAGTTAACCTAGTTATAGGAGCAGCTATCCTAGAGAAATCTTATAAATCTCTTGTAATAGCTGGCCAAACCTACAAAACTCTTAATTTCTGTAACTATAGTTGGCCTTAGCCAATCTGCTAGTGCTTTAATTTTCTTAGGGTCCACTTAAATATCATTTTCTAACACCACATGCCTTAAGAAAGATATAAATCTCAACCAAATTCACACTTGTAAAACTTTGCAACCAACTAATACTCCCTTAGAGTTTAGAGAACTACTCTCAGATGTTGTGCATGCTCCTTTAGGCTTTTGGAATACACTTAGATGTCATTAATGAAGACTATCACAAAGCGATCTAGAAAAGGTCTGAATAGCCTATTTATGAAATCCATGAATGTAGCTAGTACAtcagttaacccaaacggcatcacaagAAACTCTTAATGCTTGTACTTAGTCCAGAAAGCGGTCTTTAAgatgtttatattttttattctcAATTAGTGATATCTGAACCTTAAATCTATCTTAGAGAAAGAACTAGCACCTgctagctgatcaaacaaattatCAATATGAGGCAACGAATATatgttcttcatagttactttgttaAATTGTTTATAATTTCTGCACAACCTCAGAGAactatccttcttctttacaaaaaaCACCAAACCATCCCAGAGAGAGGTACTTAGTCTAATAAACCCTTTGTCTACCAAATCCTATAACAGTTCtgtcaattcttttagttctatgGGAGCCATTCTGTAAGAAGAGATTTAATAGGCTTAGTACAATTTACTAATGTAGACATATATTTTTTGACCCCTAGAATGCATGATTTATAAAGTAGCAAGGAGCCTTGTGATAAAATACTACTAGATAATGAGGAATCTTAAAGTACTCAAGAGACTTTAGAATgacaggaatatatatatattatgagcgtaaaaaggtttttttttccCTGTAAAAGCCTAAAGGCCCAGCCCATATTATTTAAttaagcttaatttaatatttttaggacttcacATGGGCCTAAAAATATAATTGAATgagtttaataaatattcaagaacattaaatttattaaattttaattataatgtaaaaGTAAACTTTTAAGTGACTATTGAaactttttttttgaaattattttttaagaaaacaaaaaattaaaaaagaataaaaaatatatttgaggGATAATTATCCCTCATAACCGGTTAGTTAGAGGAATAATTATCcccatttatctatttatttattttagatggaattttaaaattatttaagagaTAATTATCACTCATAACTAGTTGGGTAGAGGGATAATTACTCcccatttattttaattattttttaaatcgaTTTTTTCGGTTGAATTTAGATAGCTTTAAGATTATCTTTTTTGGCTATAAAAACCCTATCCATATTAGCCCATATTCTACTGGAGCATTCTAGGGAGATTCTAAATCAATTAGAAAACTCTCTTTTAGTGCCATTAGAGCCACAACAGGTTGCCCCTTTTTTTTTTCACCAAAATTAGTTTAACTGATTTTAGATTTAGGTTCATTTTAGGTGCCCAATTAACCAAATCACATCTCCATTGCTCTTGGTCATAGAGTACTCTAAGAGACCTCTAATTCTAGAATTAAAAACCAATTACAAGGTATATCAGCCTGGCAATCTATACTTTCTTTATGCATTGAAATATGATGCTGTGAGTGAATTATATAACCTTGGGTAtatattttccctttttttttggtCTTTTTTTAGCGTTTATTTTTCTAAACTATTTGTTATGATGCCAATATTAATATCATGTCTTTAGATTTGCAATAggcttaattatttttttctatgTACATAAATTTAATTTGGTTGATGGACTGTGTTTTCGCATATAGCATGTTAATTTCATTTGGCTTATTGATCTGAatatatattattgaatttcTTTAAATGACATGTTAGATATAACATAgttgaatttcataaaattttattgaggtttacaatttttagaaattaatatataattgttGGCCCAATTAGTTTTTTAGTCGTatcatcttttatttttattatctcaTTGTACATTAACTCATGCATGTTTGTGATTGATTTATTATCCTAATTTGTAATATGAAGTGTTAACTAGATTCTTATAAAATTTGGAGGTTTTCTTGTAAAATTGATTTATTTTCCTATTTTGGGTGATTTTATGTGTAAATACAAAGTGCTAACCCATACATTGTGATtcccattttttttcttcttaatgTTTTATTGTATTTAAGTTTTGCTTTTTTGGATTTCATACtaactttatttattttgtatgcaTGATTTTGATATTTGTCTTTTGATAACATTAGAAGATCAAATGAGAAAAATTGGAATTAAAGTCTGAAAATTGAGATCTAAGATTTTAAATAAGTTTCATTAATTTTAGACTTTGAATTTTGGTATTgttctttttgctttatcttttattcttttgagTATGAAAATGTTAAACAAAGCATGAATAGATGCAAAGAAATTTCAAAAGGAACCAAAGCAATTGAGAAAACGGAGATCAAATATGGTCAAAAGAAAAATGGAGTGAAGCATGAAGGCATAAACTAAAAGTTAAAATAAAATGAGTTGCATCTAAGTTCAAGGCCCCTTGCATAGGGTAAAAGGCTAAAGTCATGTAATAATGTAGATTTACTTATTTTATCAATAGGgccttttaatttaatttaaagattaattttaattctcctcccctttttttgtttttaggtttatttttattctttttttttctttggcttATTTTTTATCTTTATATGTGACCATGgcatataaattatttagaaattaaaattaagtgaatTTAGGTTAACGACACAAAAACTTTACAATAAATTAATGCTTAGGACCACAAAATTGTAAGTTATGGGTGCTATAGGGTCTCAGATTTTGCCAATTTTTATCCAATGCTTAATATACTTGTTCAGGGAAAAAAAATATCCTAATAACTCAGGCAATATTGTCAAATTGAACTTTTCATTTATGATTTTGAAAATATGACTTCGAACAGACTTTTTGATGGCAATCAACTTACTGATAGCAATCCGTCTACAATAGAATTAGTAGATCCTTGAAAGTAATGTGACTATCTTTATAAGAattgaaaatttttggatttcTTGTAGGCCATGGATGTTTGTAATATTGCATAATATGAttattttccttttccttttttgaCAATAGAAAGCTGGATAGGAATTCATTAAGTGGAATTGTGAACTTCAGTGGCCTAAACAATATAAGTATGTCTGAGTTGTAAGGAAAAAAATACAACTTATGGGTATTTTGTTTTGTCATCTATTGGATCAGTGCCTTCATAAAGAAAAATATGAGTTATTTATTTTCAGATACTtttccaataataaattaatcgtCCGCATGCTTGATCTTAGAGGCATGAATAGCCTCACTTTTGTGTGTGTATCCATGATTCTATAAAATTTATCTTTAAATAGTAGAAGTAGATTCCAATTAGTAGATCTCTATGCATTTTTATACATTGATCTATATTTGATTTGTAGGGACATAAGCAATAACAGTTTCGCTGCATCATTAATTCCACAATGGTTTTTAAGCCTACAATCCTTGATAACATTgtacctctctctctctttcaaaCCATGagaaactatttatttttctactaATATTAATGATAAATCTTTTACTAGCATAATAATGGAGAACACACTTCTTCAAAGGTCAATACCAGTTAGCCCCTTTAGTGCTGCTCAATTACAAACAATATATGCAAGCAATGGCATCTTCTCAAAATTAGTGCATCACTAGTAAACCAACTGAAACAAAACCGTAAAGTCTTAGCTCAAATTGTAAGCTGATTATTCTAACTTAGACCAACTATAGCAGACAATTGGAACTTATTAATTTGTAAAATAATCACATTACTCAGTTCATAGAAGGTTATGAATACCATGGAACGTTAATGTATGTGTCCTCTATCTCCAAGACTATTTAATTACCCTTTGCCATTGGTATGCTAATTTGCTAAATCATGTAATTGGTTAGATCAATTCCGCGATGTAATCTTTTATTGTTAGGCTTCAAGGTAAATCATATTTGTGGAAAGACAAGTTTATTAGAAAACTATTGCACAGTTTCCCAAAGGCCAAATGTCCCAAATTCTTCACAACGAAACAATAGCAGCATTATTTGCAGCTCAAATCAAATTTGCAGCCCCAATTGCAAATGCATATATCCAATCACTGGACTTTACAATTCATGTATGTTTCCTTTCAAGACTTAGGAGATGGGAGCTACAACCCATCTCTCGAGGCCTCATTGACAGATACCTTTCAGTCCAATAAAATTCCCGTTGATTCAATTAATGTGAGTGATTAAAGCAGGGATATGCATGGTTACCTTCAATTGAGGCTGCAAGTCTTTCCATCTGGTAGTGACTATTTTATTAGAATAGGGTTTTCCATGATTACATCTCAGCTCAACAATATAACCTTTTACCCAGACTTAACTCCTTTTGGACTGTTCCATTTCATTCTTGACAATAATGAACACTTTGCAGGTAAACTAAACTCTATATTGAACTAAACTATAGTTTATTTTCATTGATTGGAGTTTCATATGAGAATTGAAGATAACCAACAGGAAATTTGTTCCACAACAAGAAATTTGTTCCACCATTTATCTTAAAGTAATGCATGAATTATAATacagaataaatcatcaaatattggAATCATCATTAGAGCATCAGCTGGTGGTTCTGTTATGTTGCTAATATTACTGATGGTTTTAGCTTATGCTTTCAACCAAAGAAGAAGAGCTGAAAGAGCTACTCAACTGAGAGATCCTTTTggtaatgaagaaaaaaaaaaagaaatttccagTTTGTGTTGTGTTAGATCCAATCTTTTGCTGTTTAGGATCTTATTACCCATTTTCTGTATGCATGCAGAATCCTGGGACAACATTAAGAGTAATAAAAGCCGTCACCAAATAACAAGACTGAGGTGTTTCTCTTTTGAAGAGATTAAGAAAAGCACTAACAACTTTTCAGATGCCAACATTGTTGGAACTGGAGGATATGGGATGGTCAGTTGATTTGACAGAActttgattttcttttctttttttttttttttttcaccaatTTGTCCCATTTTCTCAAGTTTACAGAGAGATTCTTACCGGTGGCATACAAGTTGCTTTTAAAAGAGCTCAACAAGGATAACTACAAGGTAGTGTTGAGTATAAAACTGAGATTGAACTCCTATCAAGGGTTCTTCACAAAAATCTCGTTAGCCTACTAGGTTTTTGTTATGAGGTAGACGAGCAGATGCTGGTCTACTAATATGTTTCAAACGGTAGTCTAAAGGATTGC
Above is a genomic segment from Hevea brasiliensis isolate MT/VB/25A 57/8 chromosome 17, ASM3005281v1, whole genome shotgun sequence containing:
- the LOC110634205 gene encoding uncharacterized protein LOC110634205, with translation MALIKAMLKIIISKQKSYVDFHKKEVVLQEGDMLLLKVSPMKGVIRFRKKDSNKVISKSDMEISKDLSYIKQPIQIVDMQIRRLRNREIPMVEVLQSHHNMEECTWETRDSMF